A window of Diospyros lotus cultivar Yz01 chromosome 14, ASM1463336v1, whole genome shotgun sequence contains these coding sequences:
- the LOC127790054 gene encoding 40S ribosomal protein S12-like yields the protein MSGEEGVVAVEAPAASALGEPMDITTALQLVLRKSRAHSGLARGLHEGAKVIEKHAAQLCVLAEDCNQPDYVKLVKALCADHNVSLVTVPSAKTLGEWAGLCKIDSEGKARKVVGCSCVVVKDYGEESEGLHIVQEYVKSH from the exons atgTCAGG AGAAGAGGGTGTTGTTGCTGTTGAGGCACCTGCTGCCTCCGCACTTGGGGAGCCCATGGACATAACGACGGCCTTACAACTTGTGCTTAGGAAATCACGGGCTCATAGTGGGCTTGCTCGAGGTCTGCATGAAGGTGCAAAGGTGATCGAGAAGCATGCTGCTCAGCTTTGTGTTTTGGCAGAGGACTGTAACCAGCCAGATTACGTTAAACTTGTCAAAGCACTTTGTGCTGACCACAATGTGAGCTTAGTAACAGTGCCAAGTGCTAAGACTCTCGGCGAATGGGCTGGT CTGTGCAAGATTGATTCAGAAGGCAAGGCAAGAAAGGTCGTGGGTTGCTCTTGTGTTGTAGTGAAG GATTATGGGGAGGAATCAGAAGGTCTCCATATCGTTCAGGAGTACGTGAAGTCTCACTGA